The following is a genomic window from Mycoplasma bradburyae.
ACGATAATAGAAAAGTTAAGGCTAGACCGACTAATTTAGTTGGAAATGATAAATTAAGATTATATGTTAACAATGGTGATGAACAAAAACCTGGGCTTTATACCGCAAAAGCATATATCAACGATAATAAAGATTTAGAAACGCCTTGATATATTCTTGATTCGAATAAAAGTTTTACTAATTATTTAATAAAACCTGCAAGCGAAAAACCACCAGGATATGTTGAAGAAAATGAAATTGAATCTGATGATTGAGAATATTCAAATACCGAATCTAACACCAACGATAATTCTAGCGATTATTTAGATTCGAATAATTCTAATGAATCAACAAATAACCAACCAACAAATAACGATATAACCAACAGCGAATCATCAAACCAATCTTCAAACAATAAACCGAAATTAACTGGAATTAGTTGAATTGATGTCATGGTTGTTAAACCTGATTGTGATATGACTAACAGCGATCTTAAGTTACCTAATGAACTTAAAGTTTGAACTGATTCAGCGGGTTCTATAAATCTTCCGGTTAATTGGGATTTAAATAATATAACTTCTAGTGACAAGGAAGTTGATGGTCAAAAATTCAAGAACTTATCAATTAATGGTCATATTATTCTAAATGATAAGATTGATCAAAACGATATTTCGTTAAATGTAACAGCTGAACGATTAGTTCCACAATTTGATAAGTCTAAAAAAGATGTTGAATTAAACGTTGTTGTTCCAGATCCCGAGAATACTAATAAAGCAACTATTCTTATTAATAAACCTAAGAATTACAAGATTTATTATTCAATTGGTGATCAAACTCCAACAGTTGATAGTCCGTTGTACACAGAACCTACTGAGATTGTTAATGATTCAACCGAAGATAAAACAATTACAATCAAATACTTGATTGTAGATGAAGAAACAAATAAAGCAGTTGAAAAGAGTTATTCATTTGTATTAAAAGGTAATACAACTATTGATGACAAACCAGCAACTAACAATAAATCAAATTTAACAACTATTCTAGCTGCTACAATTCCTACAGTTGGAGCGGTAGGTATAATTGGTGCTATTGCTTACTTCTTTAGTAGAAGAAAGAAAAGAATGACTAGATAACTATAAAAAAGATATACTTTAGTTTTAGAGGTATTTCATAAAAAGAAAAATAATGCAACACTTTATGTGTTGCATTATTTTGTTTTATTGAACCTAATTAATCTACAAAGTTGTAGAATGCTATAACTTATTGAAGAAATATTAAGGTTTATTGGTTGATAATATTAATTAAGTAAACCGTAGATTAAATTAGTTTATTTATCTTGTTAATAAATAAGTCTTATCGTATAAATAGTACTAATTTTTTTCAATGCAGTAAATCTTTTATTAATCTCTCATAATTTTTCTTCATCCAAATGAATTTCTTCAATATCGTTCTGATTATTATTCAACTTATCCATTATTGATTCGTACAATTCATTTGATATTCCGGGATTAGTTTTTAACGCATTATCATACCTAGATGATTTTGTAAAAAATAATTTATCACAGTTAATTCTAGTTTCAAATTTAAAAGGGTTTCTTTGTATATTTGGTTCTTCGTCTATGAAATTCTTAATGTCCTTGTAATTCGACTTTTTCATATATAGTTTAACTCTTTGACATTGAACAAAATAAAGAGTATTGATATTTCTTTTAATACAAATATACATATGTGCGGTAAGTGCTAAATCATTTTCTAAATCTGGATAAGGTATTTTTATTGTTATTACATCCTTTAAATTAATCAAAAATTATATCCCCTTCTTCGTCAATATCAACAAAAATAGGATTGTGAACTTTCTTGTTATATTTAATTTCTTTTAGTTTATTTTCAAAATCATGAAGTTCTCCAGATATAAACATTTCAATGTATTTATCTCTAGGAAAAATAAAGTAAAATTCAGATTTATTAAAATTAATTATCATTGATTTTTTTACTAATTCTAAAGGGTACAAATCATATAATTCTTTAATCAGTTTTTTGTCATTATCATTAAAATCATTTTTTGATAATTTTAAAAATGGATTATTTAATATCTCTTTCTCTTTATTTTTTCAAATATTAAATTCATGAGTAATTTCTGATAATTCATTTTCTGTTAATGATTCAACGATAAATGATATTCTCTCTGCAACTTCTTCATTTACATCATTTATATGGTTATTGTATACATTTTCACAATCATTTTGAAAATCTTTAATTCTAGCAATTTTCTTTCTTACATCTTGTGATTCATTCCAAATGTATTCATATACCGGACCGTTTTTAAAACCTAATAAATTAGAAAAATTAGTTTTTTCACCTAAACTATTAATAGTTGCTTCATACAGAAATAAAAATTTATTTAGTTTCAAACTAGAATATTTATTTCTTTTTAATCAT
Proteins encoded in this region:
- a CDS encoding type II toxin-antitoxin system antitoxin SocA domain-containing protein; this encodes MSIFFDTNDWQKALSAWWLKRNKYSSLKLNKFLFLYEATINSLGEKTNFSNLLGFKNGPVYEYIWNESQDVRKKIARIKDFQNDCENVYNNHINDVNEEVAERISFIVESLTENELSEITHEFNIWKNKEKEILNNPFLKLSKNDFNDNDKKLIKELYDLYPLELVKKSMIINFNKSEFYFIFPRDKYIEMFISGELHDFENKLKEIKYNKKVHNPIFVDIDEEGDIIFD